The Candidatus Bipolaricaulota bacterium genome window below encodes:
- the cysC gene encoding adenylyl-sulfate kinase — MGMREGFVVWFTGLSGSGKTTLAMALERALRERGIRFVQRLDGDVVRQDLTRDLGFSKEDRDENIRRVTFVAELLSKNGVATTCAFISPYREARAEARRRCHNFIEVYVECPLETLISRDPKGLYKKALAGEITGFTGIDDPYEPPEDAEIVVHTDKETVEESLGKILSYLEDRGLIPARVPAREAK; from the coding sequence ATGGGAATGCGAGAAGGGTTTGTGGTTTGGTTCACCGGGCTATCAGGGTCGGGGAAGACGACCCTTGCCATGGCACTGGAGCGGGCCCTGCGGGAGCGGGGGATTCGGTTCGTACAGCGGTTGGACGGGGATGTGGTCCGCCAGGACCTGACGCGCGACCTCGGCTTCTCCAAGGAGGACCGGGACGAGAACATTCGTCGCGTCACGTTCGTCGCTGAGCTGTTGAGCAAGAACGGGGTGGCGACGACATGTGCGTTCATCTCCCCGTACCGGGAAGCGCGGGCCGAGGCGCGGAGGCGCTGCCACAACTTCATCGAGGTGTATGTGGAATGCCCGCTTGAGACCCTGATCTCCCGCGACCCGAAGGGGTTGTACAAGAAAGCCCTTGCCGGGGAGATCACCGGGTTCACCGGGATCGACGACCCGTACGAACCGCCGGAGGACGCGGAGATTGTCGTACACACGGACAAGGAGACGGTCGAAGAATCGCTCGGGAAGATCCTGAGCTACCTCGAGGACCGCGGCCTGATCCCGGCCCGCGTCCCGGCGCGGGAGGCGAAATGA